The Williamwhitmania sp. genome window below encodes:
- a CDS encoding TonB-dependent receptor: protein MIRRNFLIILILMIAHCSYGQEKYTVSGYLKDKNSGETLIGATVFVKELQTGAAANAYGFYSITLPKGTYTLQYSFIGYSPEEERLVLNSNIVKTIELAPQNIQLETVVISSKKKDENVTRTQMSMVKMDTKTMSTIPVLMGESDIMKTLQLMPGVQAPVEGSSGFNVRGGSADQNLILLDEAPVYNAAHLLGFFSIFNSDAIKDVTLYKGDIPAAYGGRLSSLLDIRMKDGNDREFHGSGGIGIISSRLALEGPLKKGKGSFFISGRRTYADLFLKLSTDSTINKNQLYFYDINAKLNYQLNDNNKLFLSGYYGRDFYGYGKDFFFGWGNATLSARWNHLFTSKLFSNFTVLYSNYHYGLGTNSSTPNFNWTSSMDNLSAKYDFTNYYSPNSTIRFGLQGILHYIQPGKFTVTNQNSEYKVPDRKALEYAAYIQHELKVNEKLSLNYGLRFSMFQNIGTATIFEIQNFQVIDTVHYGQRYIYHTYMGLEPRLSATYLLDSTSSIKASYSRTRQYLQLASNSVGGSPLDVWFPASSYVKPQISDQVGIGYFRNFKHNTYECSVEGFYKYMRNQIDFKDNANLILNNQMETELRFGNAKSYGIEVLLRKNTGKLTGWISYTLSKALRDFPDINNGKEYVAGYDHPNNIAIVASYNLSPRLVLSANWVYYSGTPVTYPTMRYTYGSTSLPVYGDKNGNRLPAYHRLDLSLTLKNRKKPNRHWESEWNFAIYNAYNRANAYSVYFEQDKTNPDIMHAYKMVMFRLIPSITYNFKF, encoded by the coding sequence ATGATTCGACGAAACTTTTTGATAATTCTAATACTAATGATCGCCCACTGCTCCTATGGTCAGGAGAAATATACAGTAAGCGGTTACCTCAAAGATAAAAACAGTGGAGAAACACTTATAGGTGCAACCGTATTTGTAAAAGAGTTGCAAACTGGCGCAGCAGCCAATGCCTATGGCTTTTACTCCATCACGCTTCCAAAGGGAACTTACACTTTGCAGTATTCCTTTATTGGTTATTCGCCTGAAGAAGAAAGGTTAGTGCTTAACTCTAATATTGTAAAAACGATTGAGCTGGCTCCACAAAACATTCAGTTGGAAACTGTAGTAATATCGAGCAAGAAGAAGGATGAGAATGTAACAAGGACCCAAATGAGCATGGTAAAAATGGATACTAAAACCATGAGCACTATACCAGTTTTGATGGGTGAATCGGATATTATGAAGACCCTCCAACTCATGCCCGGAGTGCAGGCGCCTGTTGAGGGATCGAGCGGCTTCAACGTTAGAGGAGGTTCTGCCGACCAAAACCTTATCCTGCTAGATGAAGCACCTGTTTATAATGCTGCCCATCTTCTGGGGTTCTTCTCAATTTTCAACTCCGACGCTATTAAAGATGTTACGCTATACAAAGGTGATATTCCTGCAGCCTATGGTGGGAGACTCTCTTCGTTGCTGGATATTCGAATGAAAGATGGCAACGATAGGGAGTTTCACGGGTCAGGTGGAATAGGCATAATTTCGAGCCGACTTGCGCTGGAAGGCCCCCTAAAAAAGGGAAAAGGTTCCTTTTTTATATCGGGTAGAAGAACCTACGCCGACCTCTTCCTCAAGCTGTCTACCGACTCTACCATAAATAAAAACCAACTTTACTTTTACGACATCAACGCAAAACTGAACTACCAGCTCAACGATAACAACAAGCTCTTCCTCTCCGGGTACTATGGTCGTGACTTCTACGGCTATGGTAAAGACTTTTTCTTCGGATGGGGAAATGCAACGCTTTCGGCCCGATGGAACCATCTGTTTACAAGTAAACTTTTCTCAAACTTCACCGTGCTCTACTCTAACTACCACTATGGCTTGGGCACCAACAGTTCCACACCAAATTTTAATTGGACCTCATCCATGGACAACCTTTCGGCAAAGTATGATTTTACCAACTACTACAGCCCGAACTCTACCATTCGATTTGGCTTGCAAGGCATACTGCACTATATTCAACCGGGGAAGTTTACCGTAACCAACCAAAATAGCGAGTATAAAGTTCCGGATAGAAAGGCATTGGAATACGCTGCCTATATCCAACATGAGCTGAAAGTAAACGAAAAACTTAGCCTGAACTACGGTCTGCGATTTTCCATGTTTCAGAATATTGGTACTGCCACCATTTTTGAAATTCAAAATTTTCAAGTTATTGATACCGTTCACTATGGGCAGAGGTATATCTACCACACCTATATGGGCTTGGAGCCGCGCTTAAGTGCCACCTATCTGCTCGATAGCACCTCTTCGATTAAGGCCTCCTACAGCCGAACTCGACAATACCTTCAGCTGGCCTCCAACTCCGTTGGTGGTTCGCCTCTCGACGTTTGGTTTCCCGCCTCCAGCTATGTAAAGCCTCAAATATCGGATCAAGTAGGAATTGGCTACTTCAGAAATTTTAAACACAATACCTATGAATGCTCGGTTGAAGGATTTTATAAGTACATGCGCAACCAAATAGACTTTAAGGATAACGCCAATCTCATCTTGAACAATCAAATGGAAACCGAACTCCGGTTTGGCAATGCAAAGTCGTATGGAATTGAGGTTTTACTAAGAAAGAATACTGGAAAACTGACTGGTTGGATTAGCTACACCCTATCCAAAGCGTTGCGCGATTTTCCAGACATCAACAACGGGAAGGAGTATGTTGCCGGCTACGACCATCCCAACAACATAGCCATTGTAGCCAGCTATAACCTTTCGCCGCGATTAGTCCTCTCGGCCAACTGGGTTTACTACAGTGGAACACCTGTAACCTACCCAACCATGCGCTACACCTACGGTTCTACAAGCCTGCCTGTATATGGAGATAAAAACGGCAACCGTCTCCCAGCCTACCACCGGTTGGACCTATCTCTTACACTCAAAAATAGGAAAAAGCCAAATCGCCATTGGGAGAGTGAATGGAACTTTGCAATTTACAATGCATACAACAGGGCCAATGCCTACTCCGTTTACTTTGAGCAAGACAAAACCAACCCAGACATTATGCATGCATACAAGATGGTAATGTTTAGATTGATTCCTTCCATCACCTATAACTTTAAGTTTTAG
- a CDS encoding DUF4249 domain-containing protein codes for MNQIKKIHLVAVATLLLWGCGKIEFDPGIANQNQNLLVVEGQVTDQPGMQYVKISRTASYMDGTSPTKIDDALVTVTNDGQTVVFTNSAPGYYTPPSDFLGEVGKTYNLNVLVDGKTYEASSTMNQALALDSVGTKDFEFDTKYFEINASFTDNPQKGEYFMFKYSRNGVLNDSIASWSYYDDLIANDLHFTNTRIFANIYGHVGDTVVVYTYSTNKLYNTFIESAQKSLQEPIPFMSQPGGEAVTNVSNGAVGFFLATAVRMKGTLLQH; via the coding sequence ATGAACCAGATAAAGAAAATACATTTAGTGGCCGTTGCAACATTGCTCCTGTGGGGATGCGGAAAGATTGAATTTGACCCCGGCATTGCTAACCAAAACCAAAATCTGCTGGTAGTGGAAGGCCAAGTTACCGACCAACCTGGGATGCAGTATGTTAAAATCAGCCGTACGGCTAGCTACATGGATGGAACATCTCCAACAAAAATTGACGACGCACTTGTAACCGTTACCAACGATGGTCAAACGGTGGTATTCACCAACAGCGCACCTGGATACTACACCCCACCCTCAGACTTTCTTGGCGAAGTGGGCAAAACCTACAACCTCAACGTACTCGTGGATGGTAAAACTTATGAGGCATCATCAACCATGAACCAAGCGTTAGCACTTGATTCAGTTGGCACCAAAGATTTTGAATTCGACACAAAATATTTTGAGATTAATGCATCATTTACCGACAACCCACAAAAGGGTGAGTATTTCATGTTCAAATATTCGCGCAACGGCGTCCTGAACGACTCCATTGCCAGCTGGTCATACTACGACGATCTTATTGCCAACGACCTTCACTTTACCAACACCCGAATTTTTGCAAATATTTATGGTCATGTGGGTGACACCGTGGTTGTTTATACCTACTCCACCAACAAACTCTACAACACTTTTATTGAATCAGCACAGAAGAGTTTGCAGGAGCCAATCCCATTCATGTCCCAACCCGGAGGTGAGGCGGTTACTAACGTAAGCAACGGTGCAGTTGGCTTCTTTCTGGCTACGGCTGTTAGAATGAAAGGTACGCTACTGCAGCACTAA
- the glp gene encoding gephyrin-like molybdotransferase Glp — translation MISFEKAQSIVQSSCKLMSKEEVELHQLLGRVLAQEVVSDMNMPPFDKSAVDGYACRKSDMMDLLEVVEVVPAGKVPREVVGEHECTKIMTGAMMPKGADCVLMIEDTAQVDCLHIRYKKDSVKNNICLLGEDMKTEQVAIAADVVIQPQHIAVLAALGYTKVWVYKKPTVAILSTGDELVEPSEKPEQGQIRNSNGHQLVAQVIRAGGVPIYMGIVEDNERATFNAIKKAIDESDILLLTGGVSMGDYDFVPSVLIRCGVDLLFDSIAVQPGKPTTFGKTDSGKLVFGLPGNPVSSFAQFELLVRPAMQAMMGEKPKELFKRMKLGADYRRKNTERLAFVPATITLTGEVLPAEYHGSAHIFSLPSAHGLLAVPLGVAELKKGEEVDVRPI, via the coding sequence ATGATTAGCTTCGAAAAGGCACAGAGCATTGTTCAAAGCTCTTGCAAACTGATGAGTAAAGAGGAGGTTGAGCTGCACCAACTACTGGGTCGCGTGCTGGCACAGGAGGTAGTTTCGGACATGAATATGCCCCCCTTCGACAAATCAGCCGTTGACGGCTACGCTTGCCGAAAAAGTGATATGATGGACCTCCTAGAGGTGGTTGAGGTTGTTCCCGCAGGAAAGGTTCCACGGGAAGTTGTTGGAGAACATGAGTGCACCAAAATAATGACTGGGGCCATGATGCCCAAGGGTGCAGATTGTGTGCTGATGATTGAAGATACAGCCCAAGTTGACTGCCTCCACATTCGCTATAAAAAAGATAGCGTTAAGAATAACATTTGCCTTCTGGGTGAAGATATGAAAACTGAGCAGGTGGCCATCGCCGCCGATGTGGTAATTCAGCCACAGCACATTGCAGTATTGGCGGCTCTTGGATACACAAAAGTCTGGGTATATAAAAAACCAACTGTAGCAATTTTATCAACCGGCGATGAGCTGGTAGAGCCATCGGAAAAGCCAGAGCAGGGACAAATTCGCAACAGCAATGGACATCAGCTGGTTGCTCAGGTGATACGGGCCGGAGGAGTACCAATCTACATGGGCATAGTTGAGGATAACGAACGAGCCACCTTCAACGCAATAAAAAAGGCGATCGACGAAAGCGACATACTGCTGCTCACCGGTGGTGTATCCATGGGAGACTACGATTTTGTTCCATCCGTACTCATCCGCTGTGGAGTGGATCTGCTTTTCGATAGCATAGCCGTGCAGCCCGGAAAGCCAACCACTTTTGGCAAAACGGATAGCGGCAAGTTGGTTTTTGGTTTACCCGGAAATCCGGTATCCTCTTTTGCACAATTCGAGCTGCTGGTTCGCCCAGCCATGCAAGCCATGATGGGTGAAAAGCCAAAGGAACTATTCAAACGTATGAAGCTTGGTGCTGACTATCGGCGTAAGAATACTGAGCGGTTAGCTTTTGTTCCCGCAACCATAACCTTAACTGGAGAGGTATTACCAGCCGAATATCACGGTTCAGCCCACATATTTTCACTTCCAAGTGCCCATGGACTGCTCGCCGTTCCGTTGGGAGTTGCCGAACTAAAAAAAGGAGAAGAGGTAGATGTACGACCCATATAA
- a CDS encoding radical SAM protein yields MYDPYNRNISYLRISVTDKCNLRCRYCMPEEGVVHLQHKDILTFEEIVEVVKYAVAMGVFKVRLTGGEPLVRNGIVDLVRMIANSPGIKDLSMTTNGVLLDRFAQELKDAGLMRVNISLDTLDPEQYTYITRGGNIDDVFRGIEAAKRVGLTPIKLNAVVKGHSRTPEADALRKYAAENGLEVRFIKQMSLEEGSFSVVEGGEGGDCTFCTRLRLTADGIVKPCLFNDLGYNVRELGPREALYSAIRNKPECGTQNSSGEFYSIGG; encoded by the coding sequence ATGTACGACCCATATAACCGAAACATTTCCTACCTGCGCATCTCAGTTACCGACAAGTGTAACCTTCGCTGCCGGTATTGCATGCCTGAGGAGGGAGTTGTTCATCTTCAGCATAAAGATATACTCACGTTTGAGGAGATAGTTGAAGTGGTAAAATATGCCGTTGCCATGGGAGTATTTAAGGTGCGGCTAACCGGAGGTGAACCACTTGTTCGAAATGGCATTGTTGACCTAGTTCGCATGATCGCAAACAGCCCCGGGATTAAGGACCTCTCCATGACCACCAACGGCGTTTTGCTCGACAGGTTCGCTCAGGAACTAAAGGACGCTGGCTTAATGCGAGTAAACATTAGCCTAGACACCCTCGACCCGGAACAATACACCTATATAACTAGAGGAGGTAACATCGACGATGTATTTCGTGGAATTGAAGCCGCTAAACGGGTTGGCCTCACCCCCATCAAGTTGAACGCGGTGGTGAAGGGACACTCTAGAACACCCGAAGCCGATGCGCTTAGAAAATATGCTGCCGAAAATGGTCTTGAGGTCCGCTTTATAAAGCAGATGAGCCTAGAGGAGGGCAGTTTTTCGGTGGTAGAGGGCGGCGAAGGTGGCGACTGCACCTTTTGCACACGCCTACGCCTTACAGCCGATGGTATTGTTAAACCATGCTTATTCAACGACCTAGGCTATAACGTTAGAGAGTTGGGGCCTCGCGAGGCACTCTATAGCGCCATACGAAATAAACCGGAATGCGGAACACAGAATAGCAGTGGAGAGTTTTACAGCATTGGTGGATAG
- the moaC gene encoding cyclic pyranopterin monophosphate synthase MoaC — protein sequence MEKNELSHIDKAGKANMVDVGNKPQQTREAKATGFIRLNAEAVRQVRENANKKGDVLTVAEVAGIQAAKRTADLIPLCHTLLLTKVDVKATLTNEGVEITCTAKCIGQTGVEMEALTGVSVGLLTIYDMCKAVDKAMVIENIHLLEKTKK from the coding sequence ATGGAAAAGAACGAGCTGTCGCACATCGACAAAGCAGGCAAGGCCAATATGGTAGACGTAGGCAACAAGCCACAGCAAACTAGAGAAGCAAAAGCAACCGGCTTTATCCGATTGAATGCCGAAGCAGTAAGGCAGGTGCGCGAGAATGCCAACAAAAAGGGTGACGTGCTCACGGTTGCTGAGGTTGCGGGTATTCAGGCTGCCAAACGAACTGCCGATCTCATTCCACTTTGCCACACCCTGCTCTTAACCAAGGTAGATGTTAAGGCCACCCTTACCAATGAGGGAGTGGAGATTACCTGCACCGCCAAGTGCATTGGCCAAACAGGTGTAGAAATGGAGGCCTTAACCGGCGTAAGCGTTGGACTACTCACCATTTACGATATGTGTAAGGCCGTGGATAAGGCAATGGTCATTGAAAATATCCACCTACTAGAAAAGACAAAAAAGTAA
- a CDS encoding molybdenum cofactor synthesis domain-containing protein, with protein MSTVTLNVVSVNISEKKGEIKHPVSKIELNSLGVEGDAHAGDWHRQVSLLGKESFDRFAEMAGRMPAWGEFAENITTEGMDVFKTHPGDIFTCGKVVLEVTQIGKKCHGDGCAIYREVGNCVMPKEGIFARVIQPGTILPGETLEYQPKVYKALVITLSDRASNGTYEDLSGPEAVKMLTTYFQNLGLTHEVTYRLIPDNEQMLRDLLEEAQRDGINVVITTGGTGIGVRDITPEVVSSMLDKELPGIMEMIRVKYGAEKPNALLSRSVAGLMGDTFVYTLPGSVKAVREYMDEITKTLFHLFLMRLGIDAH; from the coding sequence ATGTCGACTGTTACGCTAAACGTAGTTTCCGTAAATATTTCAGAGAAGAAGGGCGAGATAAAACATCCAGTAAGCAAAATAGAGCTCAACTCACTTGGTGTGGAAGGTGATGCCCATGCTGGCGACTGGCATCGACAAGTAAGCCTGCTTGGGAAGGAGAGCTTCGACCGGTTTGCCGAAATGGCTGGACGAATGCCTGCATGGGGCGAGTTTGCCGAAAACATCACCACCGAAGGTATGGACGTTTTTAAGACCCACCCAGGTGATATCTTCACCTGTGGCAAGGTGGTTTTAGAAGTTACGCAAATTGGCAAAAAGTGCCATGGCGACGGTTGTGCCATTTACCGCGAGGTGGGAAACTGTGTAATGCCTAAGGAGGGTATCTTTGCTAGGGTAATTCAGCCTGGCACCATACTCCCCGGTGAAACCTTAGAATATCAACCAAAAGTTTATAAAGCACTTGTAATTACCCTTAGCGACCGCGCCAGCAATGGCACCTACGAAGACCTCAGCGGACCGGAAGCGGTAAAAATGCTCACAACCTACTTTCAAAACCTAGGCCTTACCCACGAGGTAACCTACAGGCTAATTCCTGACAATGAGCAGATGCTGCGTGATCTTTTGGAGGAGGCACAACGCGATGGAATAAACGTAGTAATCACCACCGGCGGAACAGGCATAGGTGTTCGCGACATTACCCCCGAAGTGGTTTCCTCCATGCTAGACAAAGAGCTACCCGGTATAATGGAGATGATTCGCGTTAAGTATGGCGCAGAAAAGCCCAACGCTCTCCTGAGTCGTAGTGTGGCGGGTTTAATGGGAGATACTTTTGTTTATACCCTGCCCGGCAGCGTAAAGGCAGTAAGAGAGTATATGGACGAAATTACCAAAACGCTCTTCCACCTCTTCCTTATGCGCTTGGGGATTGACGCCCACTAA
- a CDS encoding phospholipase A translates to MKKNIIWLLTLLCLLQLPQARLLAQEKDIEEMIRQLNDSSKNIRNPTYLQISEDQLIQLFDKQPSFAMYKDNYFVSGIPTNKEINHHTADAKFQFSIRQRLTKSILPLQTFLMLTYTQKSFWNVYENSAPFADNNYNPGLLLVKPIVQNNEFKGIASFSIDHESNGRDSIYSRSWNYVEFSGVYFFNAEISLQTKIWYGLLASENSDLFNYRGYGLIAINYRSENDKFWFSAIINPNATFSNINTQVELNFKPSYNANQYLFVQWYNGYGESLLDYKEYGSMIRFGICIKPAMRNFY, encoded by the coding sequence TTGAAGAAGAATATTATATGGCTGCTTACCCTACTTTGCCTACTCCAACTTCCCCAAGCAAGATTATTGGCGCAAGAAAAAGATATTGAAGAGATGATTCGACAATTAAATGACTCCTCAAAAAATATCCGCAATCCAACATATTTGCAAATTTCAGAAGATCAACTTATCCAACTGTTCGACAAACAGCCAAGTTTTGCAATGTATAAAGACAACTATTTTGTAAGTGGCATACCAACCAACAAAGAAATTAACCATCACACCGCTGATGCAAAATTTCAATTTAGTATACGTCAGCGATTAACAAAATCAATACTTCCGCTACAAACTTTTTTGATGCTGACATACACTCAGAAGTCGTTCTGGAATGTATATGAAAACTCTGCCCCATTTGCAGACAACAACTACAACCCAGGACTTTTATTAGTAAAGCCAATTGTTCAAAACAATGAATTTAAAGGAATTGCCTCATTCTCCATCGACCACGAATCAAACGGACGTGACTCCATCTATTCCCGCAGCTGGAACTACGTTGAATTTTCAGGAGTCTACTTCTTCAATGCTGAGATTTCACTTCAAACCAAAATTTGGTATGGCTTGTTAGCTTCTGAGAACAGCGATCTTTTTAATTATAGGGGCTATGGATTAATCGCAATAAATTACCGCAGCGAAAACGACAAGTTTTGGTTTTCAGCAATAATCAATCCCAATGCAACTTTTTCGAATATCAACACACAGGTGGAGCTTAATTTCAAACCAAGTTACAATGCCAACCAATACTTGTTTGTGCAATGGTATAATGGTTATGGTGAAAGTCTCTTAGATTACAAGGAGTATGGTTCCATGATTCGGTTTGGGATATGTATAAAACCTGCAATGAGAAACTTTTACTAA
- a CDS encoding efflux RND transporter periplasmic adaptor subunit, producing the protein MIKGKIILHCTAILTASVLISCETSHKPNSKVKGNVTYVDALVVKSLPAERVLQLPGTILPNEQVALQAETSGKIVTLNLVEGTTVNKGDLLAQINDSDILATLEKKKLDEKLAAEDVARKKKLLDLQALSQQDYDAALNTLEGIRADIALSKAQIAKTEIRAPFSGKVGLRNVSLGSYVSPSTVVATMVQDNPLKVEFDVPERYVQFIHKGIEIKFSLGNSAEQHTAKVYATASVLDPDTRTLKVRALFQNIGGKIIPGTYARVTIAFENLPNVISIPPQAIVPEMNKQTVFIVKNGTASKRMVILGERTGETAEISSGISMGDTLILTGLTSLRDGMPVSIELQN; encoded by the coding sequence ATGATAAAGGGAAAAATTATCCTTCATTGCACCGCAATACTGACCGCTTCGGTGCTAATTTCATGCGAAACATCGCACAAGCCCAATAGTAAGGTAAAAGGTAACGTTACCTACGTGGATGCCCTTGTGGTAAAATCTTTACCTGCCGAACGCGTTCTTCAACTTCCAGGAACTATCCTCCCCAACGAGCAGGTTGCACTACAAGCGGAAACATCTGGAAAAATTGTGACGCTAAATCTTGTTGAAGGGACCACCGTAAACAAAGGCGATTTACTGGCACAAATAAACGATAGTGATATTTTGGCAACTCTCGAAAAGAAAAAACTTGACGAGAAACTTGCCGCAGAAGATGTAGCCCGAAAGAAAAAGTTGCTGGATCTACAAGCGCTAAGCCAGCAAGACTACGATGCCGCACTCAATACGCTAGAAGGTATTCGTGCCGACATTGCCCTGAGTAAAGCACAAATAGCAAAAACCGAAATCAGAGCACCCTTTAGCGGAAAGGTTGGTTTACGTAATGTGAGCTTAGGTTCCTATGTTTCACCCAGCACGGTGGTAGCCACCATGGTGCAGGATAACCCTCTCAAGGTGGAGTTCGATGTTCCAGAGCGCTATGTTCAGTTTATTCATAAGGGAATTGAAATTAAGTTCTCCCTTGGCAACAGCGCCGAGCAACATACGGCTAAAGTCTATGCCACCGCCTCAGTCTTAGATCCTGACACCAGAACGCTGAAGGTGAGAGCACTTTTTCAAAATATTGGGGGAAAAATTATCCCTGGAACCTATGCTAGGGTTACCATAGCATTTGAAAATCTGCCCAATGTAATCTCCATCCCGCCACAGGCAATTGTACCAGAGATGAACAAGCAGACCGTGTTTATTGTCAAAAATGGCACAGCCTCAAAAAGAATGGTAATTCTTGGTGAACGTACAGGTGAAACTGCTGAGATATCGAGTGGCATTTCGATGGGAGATACTCTAATTCTTACTGGGCTAACATCACTGCGCGATGGAATGCCAGTATCAATTGAACTGCAAAATTAA